The Lactuca sativa cultivar Salinas chromosome 2, Lsat_Salinas_v11, whole genome shotgun sequence genome includes the window TTGTTTTGTGGGTACAGCTGGCGCAAACGGTTTCATGTCTGTGTACAAGCAATGGAATCACATTTCCTGGATGGGACACACTACTGAGAATTGGGTAAGCCAGATTTTTATATTCAAATGTTTATTTGaaataaaaatttgtttttacataatttcaagattgtttcttttattggcaggtgTAAGCTTGGTGAATCAAGAATTGTTCTTTGTGAATCAGGGGCGAGTCACAGGTTGCAGAAGTTGCAGCTTAACTTTCCTAGGTTGGTTATTGTAATTACCTTTAGGATTAAAAAGATTTTATATCAATTAACTTTTTATAAAcgttctgatttttttttatggTGGAATGAATGGCAGTGATGATGTGAGTTTTGCACTCAAGGACAGCAATGAACTACCTTGGTTGACCAAATATATGTGATGTGATACGGAAGGCTATAAGTGATTATGAGTTTAATTTATATCTTTAAATTATTCAACACACCACAGATTTTTAAtacattcttatttattttttatggTTGAAATTTTCTCCACAAATGTTTCTGATTAAGGGTAAGGCTATTTGCCTTGATGTTGTCTGTACTTGAATCATTTGGatattttatttgtttcttttatggattatattttgataataattttGTTTTGGTTGCACTTTTTCCATTTAgtatttctttcttcttcttattattattatcaggAACATTAAGTTGGTAAAAAACTTGAATATTTTTGTTAATATAATAGAGTGAAAGAATGTTTTTGAGCATCTTGAGGTTGATGCTCTTAATCTCTGTTGATGTCTTGTGGCTCAATGCCAATATACATACATTTGTAGATTCTTCATCTGTTTGCTACTAGGACAAAAATTGTTTGTTTGACTTTTTAGTAAAGTCGTCTTTTATAAATCATACATTTTATATTTTGAGAAGCGTAGACTAAACAAAGAAAATGAATTCCCCCAAAATATAACACAAGGTGAAGGCACCACTCACCAGTGCCCAAGAGCCTTCAGCCCACTCCAAACCAATAATAGCAATAATAGCAATGCACTTTGAAGTCTCTCATAGTGATGGCAACCAAGTTTTGAATAGCTTCCAAAATCAAACATCTCAAATTTGGCGCGTTTCACAGAAAACCTGGCATTTGATTTGCGGTTTTAGATCTAGtagttatgaaaaaaaaaaaaaaaaaatttaaaacaaaattaaatgtGCTAAATTAGCATGCGAGTCTCGGTTAACGAGCAGGTGCCGAGAATGTCGGGCGATCATCCATTCGTCATTCCCCAATCTCTCTCCAATTCAAACCTTTTTCCGTTCTCGTCCTCCTTACGTCTTCTCTCATTCTCCCGTCCAAATCCACACCAATGGCCATCGCAGCGGTGGTGGTTTTGCCTATCGGCTTACTATTTCTTCTATCTGGACTTATCATCAATTTTCTCCAGGTATTATTTCAATTCATTCATCCAATCTATACGAATTTCGCTTCTACTTGTGTTTTTCTTTTCCTATTGCTTATAAATGATTAGATACACAATCAGAAAGATTTGTTGTTGGGGTGGAGATCGAAGAATTATCGGTATTTGGTAGCAACGGAGGAAATTTGTTATCCAGCGTCGAATTTTCGGAATTCAAATTATGTTTCTATACTTTTTTTTTTCGTGTTGCGTTTCAAATTCTGTAAATCATAAAGGCAATGCTCACTTCTAGTGTTAATTTGCTTTAGTTTGTAGGAATTAGGAGGGTATGCTTCATTTATTTTCTCCAGTGACATGTAAGTCTAACGGTTACTACATAACATGGTGTCTCTAGGGACACGTTAGTATGTATAGCCCTTCTCCCTAAAGGGATGGGAGCCATTTAATGCTTTATATTGAGGATAAAATTAAGAATATTGTTGCCTTGAATCAGAAACAACTCAGCTTTAATCTCAAACCAACTGGTTTCAACTTCCAAATTGATGAGTTTATGTAAAAATCTTGAGATCCAATTCCAATTCAATTCATTCCACATCATACTTATAAAGAAAATACTAAACTATGGAGGGCATTTCAAATATCTCATTGGTAGTCAAACAATCTCACTAAACTATGTGTTCAGACAAACATTGCATTTATCTTGGGAAGAAGGGAGTAGTAGCTAAGTCTGAAGATTTGAACCTTTATTCAGATCATGTTTATTTGTTTAATGCTAATAATTTGGTTAACTAGTTTATGATTGTACTTTTCAGGCATTCTTCTTTGTCCTTGTTCGTCCATGTTCAAAAAATATGTACAGGAAGATCAATGCTTGTCTTGCACAACTCCTGTGGTTGGAGCTCATATGGCTTTTCGACTGGTGGGCACACATTAAGGTATTGGAAGTTTGATGCTTATTATTCATTCATTGTTTCTTACTCTCATGGTGCAAACTCTACTTCCAGATAGGATATAGtattttctaaaattttatgATCATCTTTTGCAGGTTGATCTATTTATAGATTCTGAAACACTTGAATTAATGGGTGAGAGCTCTCCTTAGCCGCTTGTGGTATTATTTCAATAGTTCATATAGTTAGTTACCTTATCACATTTGTATGCAGCCATTGAACAGATTTTACACATCagcttattttgattatatatatctTCAGGTAAGGAGCATGTACTCCTTATTTGCAACCATAAAAGTGACATTGATTGGCTCATTGGATGGGTCTTGGCTCAGGTAATTGTTTGAAAAAATACTTTGACTTTGTCTCtttgatattaatatattattcattaattttgtttttgttattgGCAGCGTTCAGGTTGTCTTGGTAGCACTCTTGCTTTGGTTAAAAAATCATTAAAATTTCTTCCGGTatgtttaaatacattttaaattagGTCTCAGAAACTCATCGTATATATCATCAAAATAAGAAAaagagtgtttttttttttttttttttttttttttttttttttaatgcagGTTATTGGGTGGTCAATGTGGTTTACTGAATATATCTTTCTGGAAAGAAACTGGTCTAAAGATGAGAATATACTGATGGTGAGATTTCATCATTTCAAGAATCTTTCATAATTTAAATTGGGAATGAATAACGAATGTTGatgatatttatttttttgtttttgtttggggGGAGGGATGAACTGCAGGAAGGCTTTGAAAACCTAAGAGATTTCCCAATGCCTTTCTGGTTAGCTGTTTTTGTAGAAGGGACACGGTTTACACATGCAAAGCTTCTTGCTGCTCAGGAATATGCTATTGCAACAAAGTCACCTGTTCCTAGGAATGTTTTGATCCCTCGAACAAAGGTTTAATTAAAATCTATTTTCTTTTTCTCTCCAAactctgaatatatatatatgatatctgTTGTTTGCTTCTCAAAAACTAATACTTATGGTGTATCTATCATCTAAACTAAAAATGTAAGTATTTTTGTATCTTTCAGGGTTTTGTTGCTGCAGTCAATCACTTGCGCTCATTTGTTCCAGCAATTTACAATTGTACAGTGGCAATTCCTAAAAATGAGCCATTGCCAACAATCTTGAGAATGTTCAGAGGAAGATCTTCCACAGTAAACCCATATAtacttgtcttttttttttttgatcacATTGACATCTTTACTTTCCCTTGTATAGTTAAATTAGTTTTTTTAGGTTAAATCATTTTCACAAGTTTTGAAAATTAGTTGAGATTATTAGAAGACCATTTGGGAGTCTTCCCACTTGTTATCACATATTCCAGTGTCATTATTTGTTGTAGGTACATGTGCATGTCAAAAGACACTTGATTCGTGAGTTGCCACATACTGATGTCGACATTAGACAATGGTGTAGAGACATATTTCTTGAAAAGGTATTATCAACATTTCACCAAAGATTAATCCCATGATGATTATGAATAATCATGTGAATGTTTTGGATTTTCAGGATGCTTCATTGGAGCTACATCAGTCTGAAAACACATTTGGTGACATGGAATGTCATGGCATTGGTAGACCAAAGAAATCATTATATGTAAGACGACTTTATaactaattatttatttatttattattttttgttgcTTACCTTACCCTCTTGGTTTTGTTTTTATATCGACAGGTTGTTATTATTTGGTCATGTCTTTTATTATTTGGAGTATTTAAATTCTTCGAATGGTGTTCATTCTCTTGGGAAGCGATAACATTTTGTGCAATACTCTTGTTGTTTGTTATGATCTGCATGCAAATCCTCATTGTTTTTTCTCAATCTGAACAATCAAATCCTCCCGAAGCATCAACACTTAATACTGAAGACGCCATGAACCAGAAGCTCATTCCATGaaaattttgatatttaaaaCTGTCAACCACAGAGGTTATACAATTCGTGAACCCCTAGATAGGCTAACTTTTTCCAACTGTGGtttgtaaatttttttatatcttcattcatttattcatttCTTACTCCAAAATCAGGGAAGATTTATTTGACTTCTAACTAATTATACTAGGTTCCATGCCTTGAATCAATAGCCTAATCACAACCCACTTCAACAATTCTTCAAAAATTAAGGACAATATGTTAATAGCAACACACTTTCAATGTTTTCATATTACCTTATGTACATATCCTACATCTGCATTTCTAACATCCTTAATGATACACAACACACCCTTAACAAATGTTAAtgagttaataataataataataaaaacctcaatttatggtgttacatctTTTTCCTTTAGTTTCAGCACGACCGTCTTGTCATACAAAACTCTTGTTGCTCTCCACTTTAATCATCCCACGGCATGTGATGTCATCCTCTTATGAATTATAGAGCATATGTACTTGAAACTCTCAATAGGTTGTAGAACTTGCTCAAATACATACTTTTACTCCTTCACTATTCCGCTTTCCACTGAAATTGCAACATACATATTCCATTTTAACCATGATGACCCGTAGCCCCTTATCTTCCAAAGATACCTTCTAGATATCCAACCCTGCATTATGCTTAATCTTAGTCTATAAAACCAAAACAATGTTGTCCATAACAAAACATTCACCATGGTATAACTTCCCGGATCTCATGCAGAAAATTTCGTCTATAGCCAAAGAGAAGATGTAATGACTAAAAACCAATATTTGATGAAGTCCAATTTCCATTGAGAAAAATCTCATCTACAACCTAATGAATCACATGAGAAAAATCTTGTCTAAATAAACGTAGATTTCAAAACCATAAAACACATCATGTTGGATACATATTATGTTTTgttaaaatttatattaaaaatggttttttttCACCGTTGGTTTCAGATTAAGTTTTATCTGATGCAGAGTCACTATTTTATTTCTTTGAACCAAACAGAGAAAGTTGCTGGGACTTTTTCACTTAActtgttttttttatctattaaatataTAGGGGACTAAGTCCTAATTTTATCGGTTTACAAGTTACCTAAGGTTAGTTGGATGGCTTACATGGAAATGGACAAACCATGTGTTAGACACATCATTGCCACCTCTTCATGGACGTGTTTCCACGATACAACCTTATACACTTATTCGGTACTCCTTCCCATTCATTATTCCCCCTTTTTGAGCAATTGAAACCCCTAAATACTTAGCTCAATGTCTTTGTCTTCCTCTCATCAACGACTATAAGTTGTAACCACTACCAGAGACATTAAGGAATAGAGACAATAAGAAAtaattatgtgattttcttgccaAGGAATGTTGGAGTTGGGATAACCATGCACGTCACTTATGGAAGTGTTGAAACTCACTGGGGTGGTTCCGATTTTGGTTCtctatttttttttgcaaattttatgcaaaaaattGTGAAATTTAtttgcaaaaaccctaatttttcatttggaCAAACccttatttattttttgtaaaccctaatattcgtcTATGTCTCATTCGTTGTCAAACAAGGTACAAGAGCACAGGCGGATCTACATTGGATCCCGGGGTATCCCGGGATGCCCCTCAAAAAAATTTTAGTAGTATAAATTTTTCCGAAAAAATTTGTTTATTTTGCGTTCCTTAATATAAATGTGTTTtgcaaaaaaaataacaaaagctCTAGTTGGTTCAGTTGGTTATGACGACATGATGTTTTTCCGGAGGTTGGAAGTTTGAATCTTGGGCTTGAtatatgttaattttttttatcagttTCTATCCTATATCCCTTCAACTTCTTTCTTATTTCTTATAATTCTAAATTTGTCCCACATCGGTTATAAAATGAAACATAGCCCCTATACATCTGCTATATAAGCAACACAAGATTCTCAATTCTCAACAAGTTAAACCTTTGAATGGGTTTGGGTTTAAACCCGAAACGGAGTTTCGAAAACTGAAAAACTGAGAAACCGAACCCATTGGTTCGGGATACCCCTATACGTTGACCCTGGCTTCGCCACTGTACAAGAGTTGTGATTACTTTGAGTGGAAAGATGATGAGCCAGGGGAAAGATACTACAAGCGACTTCTCCATGTCATGAAATAACAACTTATCAAGAAGGATTATAATAAGGAAGTGGTGATGTGCAGAAAGAAAATGTTGGAGATGTAGGTATTGATTTCAAACGAAATGGCAGACTAAGCTTGATTGTCGCTTTGATGGGTTGTTACATTAAGATATGGGTTTGATAGTACAAACTAAGGATTTTTTTATAGGTTTTTGTAATCGATTGATGAATTATAAATCTAACCAACTTTTTGGCAACATTGGTATTGGTGATTTTAGAGTCACCAGACATTTTGTGTAATTGAAACTATATATGAGCTAAGGGCTTATTATTTGTACTATATATTATGTGTTTGGTGAGTGTAAAGTGCACACATATATAAGATCGAATGATAAGTCGGTATGATAAAATGACGGGGGTTAAAGGGGTCGTGCCCCCTTGCAGGGTCCTAGAAATAGCACCCCTAGTGGGGTACAAGGAGCAGAACGCTGGCGGTGGCCTCAAAAGGTCTTCGGAAATTTGAATTAGTATCATAATGTAAAATCCGAATTCTTCGGAAAGCGAAAATACTCGATCTATTAGAATTGTTCTCCACCATAACCCTTGTAAACCCTAACAATTGGTAGGTGGTGATAAGCCGTAGTTTGTTGTAAGGTAGTTATAAACAGTTGTGTAGGTTGTTTGTAAGGTTGGATGATGTCTCCCAACATCCTTTTGTGTGTATATACAATTTAGTACTACCAAGTCCCTTGGCTTTCATTGGGATTTTTGTAAAGTAAAGACAACCTTTACAATGGAATTTATATCAAGGATACTGTAGTAAACAATTATTTAAGGTAGTATGCACTCTATCACTTTATGGACCATAAAATAAATCTTAATAAACAAATAAGTTAGTCCCTCTTTGTTTGTCATATTCATAACAAAAGTGAGACATTTGTaatattttgtagtttactgtagTCCTTTACAATGTATAGATACATATACACATTGTCTTCAATGTATTTTATGTGGACCATAAAACTCATCAACAAATATAAGTAAGGTACCTTATGAGTCATTATTTCTATGCAACATGTAGCAAAAGATGCATGTTGGCTACATATTCTATGGAATGCATAACCAAACAAAAGAGATGTATGTAACACCCGTTTCTCGTCAACtggtatttttttaatttaaataaataaataagtatataaataactaaataaagataatagtaaatgcataaataaataaataaataaataaaattaataatagtAAAAGTAAACAAATTGATTAAGTAAATTAAAGTATATGAAAATATGTAGAATATTTAGATGTAGGGTCCTTTTTGTCAATTTTAGAAACTTGGTTTGTAAAAGAATTCAAGTTCAGGGTGTAATACGTAATTATGGTATAGATCGAGGACCATAGTTGCCACAAATCACAACTTGTGTCTTCTTCTCCCTTGCATCGATGGCATTCGATGCAGCAACGGGAGAACTAACAAAAGTTTGTTCAAAAAATGTTGTTGTCAATTTCATCAAGTCCTAGCCCTAGTTTATGTCATTTTTGGGTTCCTTTAACACTAAGCAACAAGTTCGTACTACTGGAA containing:
- the LOC111899924 gene encoding 1-acyl-sn-glycerol-3-phosphate acyltransferase 2 yields the protein MAIAAVVVLPIGLLFLLSGLIINFLQAFFFVLVRPCSKNMYRKINACLAQLLWLELIWLFDWWAHIKVDLFIDSETLELMGKEHVLLICNHKSDIDWLIGWVLAQRSGCLGSTLALVKKSLKFLPVIGWSMWFTEYIFLERNWSKDENILMEGFENLRDFPMPFWLAVFVEGTRFTHAKLLAAQEYAIATKSPVPRNVLIPRTKGFVAAVNHLRSFVPAIYNCTVAIPKNEPLPTILRMFRGRSSTVHVHVKRHLIRELPHTDVDIRQWCRDIFLEKDASLELHQSENTFGDMECHGIGRPKKSLYVVIIWSCLLLFGVFKFFEWCSFSWEAITFCAILLLFVMICMQILIVFSQSEQSNPPEASTLNTEDAMNQKLIP